A stretch of the Ictidomys tridecemlineatus isolate mIctTri1 chromosome 5, mIctTri1.hap1, whole genome shotgun sequence genome encodes the following:
- the Epb41l1 gene encoding band 4.1-like protein 1 isoform X2 — MTTETGPDSEVKKAQEEAPQQPEAAAAVTTPVTPAGHGHPEANSNEKQPPQQDARPAEQSLDMEEKDYSEADGLSERTTPSKAQKSPQKIAKKYKSTICRVTLLDASEYECEVEKHGRGQVLFDLVCEHLNLLEKDYFGLTFCDADSQKVPGWGPAARNWLDPSKEIKKQIRSSPWNFAFTVKFYPPDPAQLTEDITRYYLCLQLRADIITGRLPCSFVTHALLGSYAVQAELGDYDAEEHVGNYVSELRFAPNQTRELEERIMELHKTYRGMTPGEAEIHFLENAKKLSMYGVDLHHAKDSEGIDIMLGVCANGLLIYRDRLRINRFAWPKILKISYKRSNFYIKIRPGEYEQFESTIGFKLPNHRSAKRLWKVCIEHHTFFRLVSPEPPPKGFLVMGSKFRYSGRTQAQTRQASALIDRPAPFFERSSSKRYTMSRSLDGAEFSRPASVSENHDVGPDGDKREEDAESGGRRSEAEEGEVRTPTKIKELKPEQETTPRHKQEFLDKPEDVLLKHQASINELKRTLKEPNSKLIHRDRDWERERRLPSSPASPSPKGTPEKANESQRTQDISQQDLVPGTAAGLEVFIQKSLAASPEGSEHWVFIERQYTRPEELGLSLLKVANTQQEESEAGLADVLADGRLSKVDILVDKFKVEMATEEMVGTKNAKTQQQGRMIASPEDFESVWEEGPWVRAGAGGVAQATGCTLSDKLLEGSELRVGISEAPIRNFPVSDGQLEDRAELRKRLEELQTCGRSTTPGTRPAEVDIPSPASDKGGLQSFLLDPVHGEARADSSDETDTSFAERSFYLNHGEKDSEDQVLPLPLEEREERLDAPPGGHIKLELLGELPESSELNATDLRGSTTAAGRNKDEAHIASSEEGTRSPRSHGRQDDQQGPSPGHTFAEDWEEAQQEVEEESHPTARAAEKEESPASGNLREKARSSPSAGWKDHSTNEGGRVCLDPQAHALLWTIPPHVRKPVKPDRGNFLPKERGAIHTQTGQPKMGDQEASAFPHTEVVTSLPASPGHFEALEALEEASSSPASHGSGEPSELRDLFGDQFPVFLKHVQLPKDSPEPKDQVGLIVPPDTGGERRAPPVASRKPRVVPEGAEGVVTPGLVFPSGKQKETTSFQDGGQEGSLEDISKTSVANKIRIFETHGAETRRASQSETKALPNELTSEACMGQLEQQRNKLLDLGFVQLQPPGDFASPKTSHSSMMPLATRHFREGISTTFHQERRTELELPSPDSGCETTLEEAPGNKSEDAVREEKRFTSLAANAPGKGGHLRFTSPSGPQRAGLREGSEEKVKPPRPRAPESDTGDEDQDQERDAVFLKDNHLAIERKCSSITVSSTSSLEAEVDFTVIGDYHGSAFEDFSRSLPELDRDKSDSETEGLVFSRDLKGQDDESGGIEDSPDRGACSTPDMPQFEPVKTETMTVSSLAIRKKIEPEAMLQSRISTVDHTQQVDGSAPMGKEFMTTTPSITTETISTTMENSLKSGKGAAAMIPGPQTVATEIRSLSPIIGKDVLTSTYGATAETLSTSTTTHVTKTVKGGFSETRIEKRIIITGDEDVDQDQALALAIKEAKLQHPDMLVTKAVVYRETDPSPEERDKKPQES, encoded by the exons ATGACAACAGAGACAGGCCCtgattctgaggtgaagaaggctcAGGAGGAGGCCCCACAACAGCCcgaggctgctgctgctgtgacCACCCCTGTGACTCCCGCAGGCCACGGCCACCCAGAGGCCAACTCCAATGAGAAGCAACCGCCCCAGCAGGACGCTCGGCCTGCTGAACAG AGTCTAGACATGGAGGAGAAGGACTACAGCGAGGCCGATGGCCTATCAGAGAGGACCACGCCCAGCAAGGCCCAGAAATCACCCCAAAAGATTGCCAAGAAGTACAAGAGTACCATCTGCCGGGTCACTCTGCTCGATGCCTCTGAGTACGAGTGTGAGGTGGAG AAGCATGGCCGGGGCCAGGTGCTGTTTGACCTGGTCTGCGAGCACCTCAACCTCCTGGAGAAGGACTACTTTGGCCTGACCTTCTGCGATGCTGACAGCCAGAAGGTACCTGGCTGGGGGCCGGCCGCGAGG AACTGGCTGGATCCCTCCAAGGAAATCAAGAAGCAGATCCGGA GCAGCCCCTGGAATTTTGCTTTCACAGTCAAGTTCTACCCCCCTGACCCAGCTCAGCTGACGGAAGACATCACGAG GTACTACCTGTGCCTCCAGCTGAGGGCAGACATCATCACAGGCCGGCTGCCCTGCTCCTTTGTCACACACGCCCTGCTGGGCTCCTATGCTGTGCAGGCAGAGCTGGGCGACTACGATGCCGAGGAACATGTGGGCAACTACGTCAGTGAGCTCCGCTTTGCTCCTAACCAGACCCGGGAGCTGGAGGAGAGGATCATGGAGCTGCACAAGACATACAG GGGCATGACCCCAGGAGAAGCAGAGATCCACTTCCTCGAGAATGCCAAGAAGCTTTCCATGTATGGAGTTGATCTGCACCATGCCAAG GACTCTGAGGGCATTGACATCATGTTAGGCGTCTGTGCCAATGGTCTGCTCATTTACCGGGACCGGCTGAGAATCAACCGATTTGCCTGGCCCAAGATTCTTAAGATCTCTTACAAGAGGAGTAACTTCTATATTAAGATCCGGCCTGGGGAG TACGAGCAGTTTGAGAGCACGATTGGCTTTAAGCTCCCAAATCACCGGTCAGCCAAGAGACTGTGGAAGGTCTGCATTGAGCATCACACGTTCTTCCG GTTGGTGTCCCCTGAGCCTCCACCAAAGGGCTTCCTGGTGATGGGCTCCAAGTTCCGGTATAGTGGGAGGACCCAGGCACAGACCCGCCAGGCCAGTGCCCTCATTGACAGGCCTGCACCCTTCTTTGAGCGTTCTTCCAGCAAACGGTACACCATGTCCCGCAGCCTTGATGGAG CGGAGTTTTCCCGCCCGGCCTCAGTCAGTGAAAACCATGATGTAGGGCCTGATGGTGACAAGCGGGAAGAGGATGCAGAGTCTGGAGGACGGCggtcagaggctgaggaaggagaggtCAGGACCCCCACCAAGATCAAGGAGCTAAAG CCGGAGCAGGAAACCACGCCGAGACACAAGCAGGAG TTCTTGGACAAGCCAGAGGATGTTCTGCTGAAGCACCAGGCCAGTATCAACGAACTCAAGAGGACCCTGAAGGAGCCCAACAGCAAACTGATCCACAGGGATCGAGACTGGGAGCGGGAGCGCAGGCTGCCATCCTcacctgcctccccctcccccaagggCACTCCTGAGAAAGCCAACGAG TCCCAGAGGACCCAGGACATCTCTCAGCAGGACTTGGTACCCGGAACAGCCGCAGGCTTGGAAGTGTTCATTCAGAAAAGCCTCGCAGCATCACCTGAG GGTTCGGAGCATTGGGTATTTATAGAAAGACAGTACACTAGGCCAGAAGAACTCGGTCTCAGTCTCCTAAAAGTGGCCAACACACAGCAGGAAGAAAGTGAGGCAGGCCTCGCTGACGTCCTTGCTGATGGCAGACTCTCCAAGGTAGACATTCTGGTGGACAAGTTCAAAGTCGAAATGGCCACAGAAGAAATGGTGGGAACCAAAAATGCCAAAACTCAGCAGCAAGGGAGGATGATTGCAAGTCCAGAAGACTTTGAGTCGGTGTGGGAGGAAGGCCCCTGGGTCAGGGCAGGTGCTGGAGGGGTTGCCCAGGCTACAGGATGCACATTGTCAGACAAGCTCCTTGAGGGCTCCGAGCTCAGGGTTGGCATCAGCGAGGCACCCATCAGGAACTTCCCGGTCTCAGATGGTCAGTTGGAGGATCGTGCAGAGCTGAGAAAGAGGCTGGAGGAGCTCCAGACGTGTGGAAGATCCACAACTCCAGGAACCAGGCCAGCAGAGGTGGACATCCCCTCTCCAGCCTCTGACAAGGGAGGCCTCCAGTCATTTCTGTTGGATCCTGTTCATGGTGAAGCCAGAGCTGACTCTAGCGATGAGACTGATACCTCCTTTGCAGAGAGGAGCTTCTATCTAAACCACGGAGAAAAAGATTCTGAAGATCAAGTTCTCCCTCTGCctttggaagagagagaagagcgCCTGGATGCCCCTCCTGGAGGACACATCAAGCTGGAACTGCTAGGGGAGCTCCCAGAGAGCTCAGAGCTGAATGCCACAGACCTGAGGGGCTCCACCACAGCTGCCGGCAGGAACAAGGATGAAGCCCATATTGCCTCCTCCGAGGAAGGAACCAGGTCTCCCAGGAGCCACGGAAGACAGGATGACCAGCAGGGACCTTCTCCAGGACACACATTTGCTGAGGACTGGGAAGAAGCACagcaggaggtggaggaagagtcTCACCCGACAGCCAGGGCAGCTGAAAAGGAAGAGTCCCCTGCCAGTGGGAACTTGAGGGAAAAGGCCAGATCAAGTCCCTCAGCAGGATGGAAGGACCACTCCACTAATGAAGGAGGCAGGGTGTGCCTGGACCCCCAGGCCCATGCCCTTCTGTGGACCATCCCTCCTCATGTCAGGAAGCCAGTCAAACCAGACAGAGGCAACTTCCTCCCCAAAGAGAGGGGAGCCATTCATACCCAAACCGGACAACCTAAGATGGGGGACCAGGAAGCCTCAGCATTTCCTCATACGGAGGTGGTCACCTCCCTGCCAGCCTCCCCTGGTCACTTTGAGGCTCTGGAAGCTCTGGAGGAAGCTTCTTCAAGCCCAGCTTCTCATGGATCAGGGGAGCCTTCAGAGCTCAGGGATCTCTTTGGAGATCAATTCCCTGTGTTTCTCAAACATGTCCAGCTTCCTAAAGACAGCCCAGAGCCCAAAGACCAAGTTGGGTTAATTGTGCCCCCTGACACAGGAGGTGAACGCAGGGCACCTCCAGTGGCCAGCAGAAAGCCCAGAGTTGTTCCTGAAGGAGCTGAAGGGGTCGTAACTCCAGGGTTGGTGTTCCCTTCGGGAAAGCAAAAAGAGACGACCTCTTTCCAGGATGGGGGACAAGAGGGCTCCCTGGAGGACATAAGTAAGACCTCAGTGGCCAACAAAATTCGGATATTTGAGACCCATGGAGCTGAGACTCGTCGAGCTAGTCAGAGTGAAACAAAGGCCCTTCCAAATGAGTTGACTTCAGAGGCCTGCATGGGTCAGTTAGAGCAACAGCGGAATAAGCTTTTAGACCTGGGCTTCGTCCAACTCCAGCCCCCAGGGGACTTTGCCAGTCCCAAAACCTCACATTCCTCAATGATGCCTCTGGCTACCAGACACTTCAGGGAGGGCATTTCTACCACATTCCACCAGGAAAGACGCACAGAACTAGAGCTCCCGTCCCCCGATTCAGGCTGCGAAACCACGCTGGAGGAAGCGCCTGGG AACAAATCCGAAGATGCGGTCAGGGAAGAGAAGCGCTTCACCAGCTTAGCCGCGAATGCCCCTGGGAAAGGGGGGCACCTGAGATTCACCAGCCCCTCGGGCCCTCAG AGAGCAGGGCTGAGGGAGGGATCGGAGGAGAAAGTCAAACCACCACGTCCTCGGGCCCCAGAGAGTGACACAGGAGATGAGGACCAGGACCAGGAGAGGGACGCAGTGTTCCTGAAAGACAACCACCTGGCCATAGAGCGCAAATGCTCCAGCATCACGGTCAGCTCCACATCCagcctggaggctgaggtggactTCACGGTTATTGGTGACTATCATGGCAGCGCCTTCGAAGACTTCTCTCGCAGCCTGCCTGAACTCGACAGAGACAAAAGCGACTCTGAAACTGAGGGCCTGGTGTTCTCCCGGGATCTCAAGGGACAGGATGATGAGTCTGGGGGCATCGAGGACAGCCCGGACCGAGGGGCTTGCTCTACCCCGGATATGCCCCAGTTTGAG CCTGTGAAAACAGAAACCATGACTGTCAGCAGCCTGGCCATCAGAAAGAAGATTGAGCCAGAGGCCATGCTGCAGAGCAGGATCTCCACTGTGGACCACACCCAG CAGGTTGATGGGAGTGCCCCAATGGGGAAGGAGTTCATGACAACCACCCCCTCCATCACTACGGAGACCATATCCACCACTATG
- the Epb41l1 gene encoding band 4.1-like protein 1 isoform X5: MTTETGPDSEVKKAQEEAPQQPEAAAAVTTPVTPAGHGHPEANSNEKQPPQQDARPAEQSLDMEEKDYSEADGLSERTTPSKAQKSPQKIAKKYKSTICRVTLLDASEYECEVEKHGRGQVLFDLVCEHLNLLEKDYFGLTFCDADSQKVPGWGPAARNWLDPSKEIKKQIRSSPWNFAFTVKFYPPDPAQLTEDITRYYLCLQLRADIITGRLPCSFVTHALLGSYAVQAELGDYDAEEHVGNYVSELRFAPNQTRELEERIMELHKTYRGMTPGEAEIHFLENAKKLSMYGVDLHHAKDSEGIDIMLGVCANGLLIYRDRLRINRFAWPKILKISYKRSNFYIKIRPGEYEQFESTIGFKLPNHRSAKRLWKVCIEHHTFFRLVSPEPPPKGFLVMGSKFRYSGRTQAQTRQASALIDRPAPFFERSSSKRYTMSRSLDGAEFSRPASVSENHDVGPDGDKREEDAESGGRRSEAEEGEVRTPTKIKELKFLDKPEDVLLKHQASINELKRTLKEPNSKLIHRDRDWERERRLPSSPASPSPKGTPEKANESQRTQDISQQDLVPGTAAGLEVFIQKSLAASPEGSEHWVFIERQYTRPEELGLSLLKVANTQQEESEAGLADVLADGRLSKVDILVDKFKVEMATEEMVGTKNAKTQQQGRMIASPEDFESVWEEGPWVRAGAGGVAQATGCTLSDKLLEGSELRVGISEAPIRNFPVSDGQLEDRAELRKRLEELQTCGRSTTPGTRPAEVDIPSPASDKGGLQSFLLDPVHGEARADSSDETDTSFAERSFYLNHGEKDSEDQVLPLPLEEREERLDAPPGGHIKLELLGELPESSELNATDLRGSTTAAGRNKDEAHIASSEEGTRSPRSHGRQDDQQGPSPGHTFAEDWEEAQQEVEEESHPTARAAEKEESPASGNLREKARSSPSAGWKDHSTNEGGRVCLDPQAHALLWTIPPHVRKPVKPDRGNFLPKERGAIHTQTGQPKMGDQEASAFPHTEVVTSLPASPGHFEALEALEEASSSPASHGSGEPSELRDLFGDQFPVFLKHVQLPKDSPEPKDQVGLIVPPDTGGERRAPPVASRKPRVVPEGAEGVVTPGLVFPSGKQKETTSFQDGGQEGSLEDISKTSVANKIRIFETHGAETRRASQSETKALPNELTSEACMGQLEQQRNKLLDLGFVQLQPPGDFASPKTSHSSMMPLATRHFREGISTTFHQERRTELELPSPDSGCETTLEEAPGVTGYNKSEDAVREEKRFTSLAANAPGKGGHLRFTSPSGPQRAGLREGSEEKVKPPRPRAPESDTGDEDQDQERDAVFLKDNHLAIERKCSSITVSSTSSLEAEVDFTVIGDYHGSAFEDFSRSLPELDRDKSDSETEGLVFSRDLKGQDDESGGIEDSPDRGACSTPDMPQFEPVKTETMTVSSLAIRKKIEPEAMLQSRISTVDHTQQVDGSAPMGKEFMTTTPSITTETISTTMENSLKSGKGAAAMIPGPQTVATEIRSLSPIIGKDVLTSTYGATAETLSTSTTTHVTKTVKGGFSETRIEKRIIITGDEDVDQDQALALAIKEAKLQHPDMLVTKAVVYRETDPSPEERDKKPQES; encoded by the exons ATGACAACAGAGACAGGCCCtgattctgaggtgaagaaggctcAGGAGGAGGCCCCACAACAGCCcgaggctgctgctgctgtgacCACCCCTGTGACTCCCGCAGGCCACGGCCACCCAGAGGCCAACTCCAATGAGAAGCAACCGCCCCAGCAGGACGCTCGGCCTGCTGAACAG AGTCTAGACATGGAGGAGAAGGACTACAGCGAGGCCGATGGCCTATCAGAGAGGACCACGCCCAGCAAGGCCCAGAAATCACCCCAAAAGATTGCCAAGAAGTACAAGAGTACCATCTGCCGGGTCACTCTGCTCGATGCCTCTGAGTACGAGTGTGAGGTGGAG AAGCATGGCCGGGGCCAGGTGCTGTTTGACCTGGTCTGCGAGCACCTCAACCTCCTGGAGAAGGACTACTTTGGCCTGACCTTCTGCGATGCTGACAGCCAGAAGGTACCTGGCTGGGGGCCGGCCGCGAGG AACTGGCTGGATCCCTCCAAGGAAATCAAGAAGCAGATCCGGA GCAGCCCCTGGAATTTTGCTTTCACAGTCAAGTTCTACCCCCCTGACCCAGCTCAGCTGACGGAAGACATCACGAG GTACTACCTGTGCCTCCAGCTGAGGGCAGACATCATCACAGGCCGGCTGCCCTGCTCCTTTGTCACACACGCCCTGCTGGGCTCCTATGCTGTGCAGGCAGAGCTGGGCGACTACGATGCCGAGGAACATGTGGGCAACTACGTCAGTGAGCTCCGCTTTGCTCCTAACCAGACCCGGGAGCTGGAGGAGAGGATCATGGAGCTGCACAAGACATACAG GGGCATGACCCCAGGAGAAGCAGAGATCCACTTCCTCGAGAATGCCAAGAAGCTTTCCATGTATGGAGTTGATCTGCACCATGCCAAG GACTCTGAGGGCATTGACATCATGTTAGGCGTCTGTGCCAATGGTCTGCTCATTTACCGGGACCGGCTGAGAATCAACCGATTTGCCTGGCCCAAGATTCTTAAGATCTCTTACAAGAGGAGTAACTTCTATATTAAGATCCGGCCTGGGGAG TACGAGCAGTTTGAGAGCACGATTGGCTTTAAGCTCCCAAATCACCGGTCAGCCAAGAGACTGTGGAAGGTCTGCATTGAGCATCACACGTTCTTCCG GTTGGTGTCCCCTGAGCCTCCACCAAAGGGCTTCCTGGTGATGGGCTCCAAGTTCCGGTATAGTGGGAGGACCCAGGCACAGACCCGCCAGGCCAGTGCCCTCATTGACAGGCCTGCACCCTTCTTTGAGCGTTCTTCCAGCAAACGGTACACCATGTCCCGCAGCCTTGATGGAG CGGAGTTTTCCCGCCCGGCCTCAGTCAGTGAAAACCATGATGTAGGGCCTGATGGTGACAAGCGGGAAGAGGATGCAGAGTCTGGAGGACGGCggtcagaggctgaggaaggagaggtCAGGACCCCCACCAAGATCAAGGAGCTAAAG TTCTTGGACAAGCCAGAGGATGTTCTGCTGAAGCACCAGGCCAGTATCAACGAACTCAAGAGGACCCTGAAGGAGCCCAACAGCAAACTGATCCACAGGGATCGAGACTGGGAGCGGGAGCGCAGGCTGCCATCCTcacctgcctccccctcccccaagggCACTCCTGAGAAAGCCAACGAG TCCCAGAGGACCCAGGACATCTCTCAGCAGGACTTGGTACCCGGAACAGCCGCAGGCTTGGAAGTGTTCATTCAGAAAAGCCTCGCAGCATCACCTGAG GGTTCGGAGCATTGGGTATTTATAGAAAGACAGTACACTAGGCCAGAAGAACTCGGTCTCAGTCTCCTAAAAGTGGCCAACACACAGCAGGAAGAAAGTGAGGCAGGCCTCGCTGACGTCCTTGCTGATGGCAGACTCTCCAAGGTAGACATTCTGGTGGACAAGTTCAAAGTCGAAATGGCCACAGAAGAAATGGTGGGAACCAAAAATGCCAAAACTCAGCAGCAAGGGAGGATGATTGCAAGTCCAGAAGACTTTGAGTCGGTGTGGGAGGAAGGCCCCTGGGTCAGGGCAGGTGCTGGAGGGGTTGCCCAGGCTACAGGATGCACATTGTCAGACAAGCTCCTTGAGGGCTCCGAGCTCAGGGTTGGCATCAGCGAGGCACCCATCAGGAACTTCCCGGTCTCAGATGGTCAGTTGGAGGATCGTGCAGAGCTGAGAAAGAGGCTGGAGGAGCTCCAGACGTGTGGAAGATCCACAACTCCAGGAACCAGGCCAGCAGAGGTGGACATCCCCTCTCCAGCCTCTGACAAGGGAGGCCTCCAGTCATTTCTGTTGGATCCTGTTCATGGTGAAGCCAGAGCTGACTCTAGCGATGAGACTGATACCTCCTTTGCAGAGAGGAGCTTCTATCTAAACCACGGAGAAAAAGATTCTGAAGATCAAGTTCTCCCTCTGCctttggaagagagagaagagcgCCTGGATGCCCCTCCTGGAGGACACATCAAGCTGGAACTGCTAGGGGAGCTCCCAGAGAGCTCAGAGCTGAATGCCACAGACCTGAGGGGCTCCACCACAGCTGCCGGCAGGAACAAGGATGAAGCCCATATTGCCTCCTCCGAGGAAGGAACCAGGTCTCCCAGGAGCCACGGAAGACAGGATGACCAGCAGGGACCTTCTCCAGGACACACATTTGCTGAGGACTGGGAAGAAGCACagcaggaggtggaggaagagtcTCACCCGACAGCCAGGGCAGCTGAAAAGGAAGAGTCCCCTGCCAGTGGGAACTTGAGGGAAAAGGCCAGATCAAGTCCCTCAGCAGGATGGAAGGACCACTCCACTAATGAAGGAGGCAGGGTGTGCCTGGACCCCCAGGCCCATGCCCTTCTGTGGACCATCCCTCCTCATGTCAGGAAGCCAGTCAAACCAGACAGAGGCAACTTCCTCCCCAAAGAGAGGGGAGCCATTCATACCCAAACCGGACAACCTAAGATGGGGGACCAGGAAGCCTCAGCATTTCCTCATACGGAGGTGGTCACCTCCCTGCCAGCCTCCCCTGGTCACTTTGAGGCTCTGGAAGCTCTGGAGGAAGCTTCTTCAAGCCCAGCTTCTCATGGATCAGGGGAGCCTTCAGAGCTCAGGGATCTCTTTGGAGATCAATTCCCTGTGTTTCTCAAACATGTCCAGCTTCCTAAAGACAGCCCAGAGCCCAAAGACCAAGTTGGGTTAATTGTGCCCCCTGACACAGGAGGTGAACGCAGGGCACCTCCAGTGGCCAGCAGAAAGCCCAGAGTTGTTCCTGAAGGAGCTGAAGGGGTCGTAACTCCAGGGTTGGTGTTCCCTTCGGGAAAGCAAAAAGAGACGACCTCTTTCCAGGATGGGGGACAAGAGGGCTCCCTGGAGGACATAAGTAAGACCTCAGTGGCCAACAAAATTCGGATATTTGAGACCCATGGAGCTGAGACTCGTCGAGCTAGTCAGAGTGAAACAAAGGCCCTTCCAAATGAGTTGACTTCAGAGGCCTGCATGGGTCAGTTAGAGCAACAGCGGAATAAGCTTTTAGACCTGGGCTTCGTCCAACTCCAGCCCCCAGGGGACTTTGCCAGTCCCAAAACCTCACATTCCTCAATGATGCCTCTGGCTACCAGACACTTCAGGGAGGGCATTTCTACCACATTCCACCAGGAAAGACGCACAGAACTAGAGCTCCCGTCCCCCGATTCAGGCTGCGAAACCACGCTGGAGGAAGCGCCTGGGGTAACTGGCTAT AACAAATCCGAAGATGCGGTCAGGGAAGAGAAGCGCTTCACCAGCTTAGCCGCGAATGCCCCTGGGAAAGGGGGGCACCTGAGATTCACCAGCCCCTCGGGCCCTCAG AGAGCAGGGCTGAGGGAGGGATCGGAGGAGAAAGTCAAACCACCACGTCCTCGGGCCCCAGAGAGTGACACAGGAGATGAGGACCAGGACCAGGAGAGGGACGCAGTGTTCCTGAAAGACAACCACCTGGCCATAGAGCGCAAATGCTCCAGCATCACGGTCAGCTCCACATCCagcctggaggctgaggtggactTCACGGTTATTGGTGACTATCATGGCAGCGCCTTCGAAGACTTCTCTCGCAGCCTGCCTGAACTCGACAGAGACAAAAGCGACTCTGAAACTGAGGGCCTGGTGTTCTCCCGGGATCTCAAGGGACAGGATGATGAGTCTGGGGGCATCGAGGACAGCCCGGACCGAGGGGCTTGCTCTACCCCGGATATGCCCCAGTTTGAG CCTGTGAAAACAGAAACCATGACTGTCAGCAGCCTGGCCATCAGAAAGAAGATTGAGCCAGAGGCCATGCTGCAGAGCAGGATCTCCACTGTGGACCACACCCAG CAGGTTGATGGGAGTGCCCCAATGGGGAAGGAGTTCATGACAACCACCCCCTCCATCACTACGGAGACCATATCCACCACTATG